The Candidatus Methanoperedens sp. genome contains the following window.
TTTTCCATCTATCGAGATTAACGCGCTTTGAACTGGCATATTTCCTGTGGAAGTATGGCCTATCAGGTTCCATCCTGCTCTCAGGAGCATCGAAGGTGGTACGTTTGGACCTGCCATGTTCTTATACGAGAGTTTCTGGTATGATTGATTTGAGGCGTTATTGTATACCCAGTAGCCGCGCAGCGGAGTGATCTTGGAAGGATTTTCCCAAGCGTTGGTTGAAGTATTGTAGTACCATTTGATGTTGAACGGGTCCAGGCTAAGGTTGGCAAAAGCAACATCAACTGCGGAATTATTCAGCGTCTTTGGCACCGATACGAGATTCCACGTATTTCCAACAAAGTTCAGGGTATCGAATGGCCGGGGAGGAGGCGGCGGCGTAAGGATTTCGTATGTCACGAAAGGGTAGTATCTCAGATCAGTTGCGCTGTCCGCAACCCTGAACTTCAACTCACCCATGATGTCAACAGTTCCATCCTGTGTAAGGTCCACTGATTTATCTTTGTTCTTCAGTACAAGGGTATCGGTACCCGCTGCTACTACTTCCATGTTGCCAAATACATCAGAACTCTTAACTTCTGTGACTGACGTACCTATTGCCCATGTGTATCTCAGCTGCACCATATCGCTTGTGGCACCAGCAAAAACGCTGTCCACATATGTTATGAACAATGGAACATCTGTCTCGCCTGCAAAGCTCTTCTCTATGTAAGTATAAACTCCGCCCTGTTGGATTACCTTATCGTCCTTCTTTACGCCATCCTTGCTCAGAACAAGCCATACCTGTCTCGGCGATGCTTTGGCATCAACGCTCTGGGCTAATAGTGTCCAGCCGTCTCCGATATCCCAGGTCTCTCCGACCGTCAGTGACTTCTTTTCATTAGTGGCATTGCCCTGCTCGATTATAAGCTTGGCTAATTTTTTAGCATTGGATTTTATCGGTATGTAGGGCTGCGCCTGCCAGCCTATGATAGGATATTGCCCGGTTCCACTGGCATTGATCTTCAGCATATCAGAATCTGTGGCGTTGAGCTTACCATTTTCGACCACTTTCAAAGTCTTGAAAGTTTTGGTCGTTGTGTATATCAAATTTTCATTAGCTCCATCAATGTTTCTATTTTGGACGCTCAAGACCCATAGATTCTCTGTCTTTAAGTCATTCTTTAAATCGTACCAGAATCCTGCAAAGTTTGAAGCATCCCAATAGCGAGGCGTGGGATCGCTGAGACTGCCTGGTACTGAAATGACCAAGCCGCGTACCTCATATGTTCCAGGCTGAGTTCTAACTACCATTGGGTAATATCTCAAATCGGTGGCGCTGTCTGCCACTCTGAATTTCAAATCACCCATGATGTCAATAGTTCCATCCTGTGTAAGGTCCACTGATTTGTCTTTGTTCTTTAGTACAAGGGTATCGGAACCCGCTGACGTTAACACCATTTTGCCAAATACATCGGAACTCTTAACTTCTGTAACTGAAGTACTTATTGCCCATGTGTATCTCAACTGCACCATATCACCGGTTGAACCCGGGGACACGCTGTCCACATATGTAAGGAACATAGGGACATTTGTCTCATTTGCAAGGCTTTGATTGTAAATATAGATCCCGCCCTGTGCGATGATCTTGTCGCTAACGTTGATACCATCTTTATTAAGAACGAGCCTTGCCCGCAACGTACTTGCATTGATGCTGGCCGCGGTTAAATTCCAGCCATCCCCGATATCCCATGTTTCTCCCACTTCCAAGGTTTTCTTTTCAGTTGTCGCATTGCCCTGCTCGATAACAAGCTTGGCTAATTTCTTAGCATTGCCTTTTACCGGAATGTAGGGCTGCGCCTGCCAGCCTAGGATAGAATATTTTCCGGTTCCACTGGAATTGAACATCATCATATCAGAATCTGTTCCGTTGATCTTACCATTTTCGACCACTTTCAAAGTCTTGAACGTTTTGGTTGTTGTGTATATCAAATTTTCATTAGCTCCATCAATGTTTCTAT
Protein-coding sequences here:
- a CDS encoding S-layer protein domain-containing protein produces the protein MIKKLDIAVIAASAILIAMLTSMHASANIQAYSVEIRGAVVSVPGSLSDTTPRYWDASNFAGFWYDLKNNLMTENLSVVSVQNRNIDGANENLIYTTTKTFKTLKVVENGKINGTDSDMMMFNSSGTGKYSILGWQAQPYIPVKGNAKKLAKLVIEQGNATTEKKTLEVGETWDIGDGWNLTAASINASTLRARLVLNKDGINVSDKIIAQGGIYIYNQSLANETNVPMFLTYVDSVSPGSTGDMVQLRYTWAISTSVTEVKSSDVFGKMVLTSAGSDTLVLKNKDKSVDLTQDGTIDIMGDLKFRVADSATDLRYYPMVVRTQPGTYEVRGLVISVPGSLSDPTPRYWDASNFAGFWYDLKNDLKTENLWVLSVQNRNIDGANENLIYTTTKTFKTLKVVENGKLNATDSDMLKINASGTGQYPIIGWQAQPYIPIKSNAKKLAKLIIEQGNATNEKKSLTVGETWDIGDGWTLLAQSVDAKASPRQVWLVLSKDGVKKDDKVIQQGGVYTYIEKSFAGETDVPLFITYVDSVFAGATSDMVQLRYTWAIGTSVTEVKSSDVFGNMEVVAAGTDTLVLKNKDKSVDLTQDGTVDIMGELKFRVADSATDLRYYPFVTYEILTPPPPPRPFDTLNFVGNTWNLVSVPKTLNNSAVDVAFANLSLDPFNIKWYYNTSTNAWENPSKITPLRGYWVYNNASNQSYQKLSYKNMAGPNVPPSMLLRAGWNLIGHTSTGNMPVQSALISIDGKYSHLLTYSPDEGWKMYIVGNPSLQEFNVFEPGRGYWIFMTQDATYAAVDI